From the genome of Haloarcula taiwanensis:
GAAACTCCGCGAGGACCTCACAGAACTCGGCGACGAACTCGGCGTTGACGTGCAGGTCCGATTCCCGGCCGACCGCGAGACACAGACCATCGCCGTTCTCGTCACGAAGGAGTCACACTGTCTGGAAGCGCTGTTCGAGGCGTGGGCCAACGGTGATCTCGGAGCCGACATCGAGGTGGTCATCGGGAACCACGACGACCTCGAACCGCTGGCCGCGAAGTACGACGTGCCCTTCCACGACATCGGCGACGAGAAGGGCACGCCCGACGAGGACCAGTTGCTCGACCTGCTGGCGGAGTACGATGCCGACCTCATCGCGCTGGCCCGCTACATGCGCATCCTCTCGCCGGATGTGGTCTTCCGCTACGAGAGCCGCATCATCAACGTCCACCCGAGCCTGCTGCCCGCCTTCCCTGGCGCGTCGGCGTACATGCAGGCCATCGAGGAGGGTGTCCGCATCGCCGGCGTCACCGCCCACTACGTGACGACCGACCTGGACCAGGGACCGATTATCACTCAGCGAGCGTTCAACGTCCCCGATGACGCCACTGAGGCGGAACTCCAGCAGATCGGTCAGCCGCTGGAAGCTGAGGCGCTCATCGAGGCGATCAAGCTCCACCTCAACGATGAAGTGAGCGTCCACCGCGGCCGGACGAAACTGCGGGATCCCGAGGAAACCTCAGCCCAGCTCGGCGCGCCGGAGAAACTCGACCAGTTGAACCCTGACCGTCCCATCGACGGCCTCGGCGAGTTCGTCGCCGAGGACGACGGCGAGATAGAGGCTGACGACTAAAAACGCGCTACCTTTTTAAATCACTCAGAGTTCGCTCGCGGCGCTGACGGCCTCGTCGAGTGATGGCGCGTCGAACACGCTCCCCCCGACATAGGCGTTCGTGCCGGCACAGTAGAGGTCCCGCGCGACCTGAATCACGTTCTCGTCGAGCGGCTGTGGCGACTCCGCACAGAGGGATTTCCAGTCGGCGACGCCGTCCGTGTCGGCTTGCTGTTTGGCATCGCTTACAGCCGCGACCCACTCGGGCTGTGTGCGCTTGTGGTACTGGCGGATGACTTCCTTCGAGACCTGCTGGCCCTCGTAGGAGAAGCGGTTCTCGTCGAACGTCCCGACCACGTCGGCGACGCGAATCTCCCCGTCGTAGTACAGGCACTCGATCTTCCCGTCTTCGTGGACCAGATCGGCCTCGGCGGCCTGCTGGGTGACGATGTGGTTGACCGCCCGGGCCAGTTCTTCCAGCCGATCGATGTCGGCCGTCCCGGCGATGCGGTCGGCCGCTTCGCGGTCGAGGTAGCGGTCCTGCTCCTCGTATTTCGTCGAGAACTCGACGATTGGCCTGTCCAGGTCAACGACCTCCTCGGGCCAGGTGTCGTAGTCGAGGCCGTGGTCTGCGGGCTCGGTCCGAGACCGAAGTGACGACCCGACGCCCACGCGGTTCCGGAAGACGATTTCCAGGGGAATGAGGTAGTTCTCGTTGGCCCCCCGGTGGTAGGCGTCGTAGTCGTAGCGACCGCCCTCGAACGGGAGGTCCGGGACCTGCGTGAGTTCGATGACCATCTCTTCGGGGGCGGCGTCGGCAGACAGCGCCTCGCCGAGGTCTACCACTTCGTCGTTGCCGGGGAGCCTGACGCCTTCGTAGTGTGTCGGAACGTGGTTCTCCTCCAGTAGCTGGAAGTTGTACGCGCCCATCGTACACAGCGACGCGCCCTTGTCGGGGATCTGGTCCGGCATCTTCCCCCAGTCGAATACAGAGTAGTCGTCCGTGAACACGAACGCACCGCGGCCCAGTTCCTCGGCCGTCGCCGGTTCGTCCACGCGGAAGTCCTTGACGCTCGTCATTGTGCCCGCCTTTCGCGCCGGGGACAAAGACGTTTCTCATACTGTTGGCTGTAACTATTTTTAAGGTATTCGCGGTAGCGAAATTCGCTACAGGCAGTATCACTCGCGCTCGGAAGGCAACGTTTTCCGTCGGGCCATCGACTGATTGGCTGATGGCTCCCAGTCTGTTGGTCGAGGCTGCGATCATCGTCGCCGCGACGGTCGCAATCTGGAAAGGCAGTGACTGGCTCGAATCGTCGAGCGAACGGCTCGCGACGTACTACGGCCTCCCCGAAGTCGTCCAGGGTGCGATAATCGTTGCTGTCGGGTCGAGTTTCCCGGAGGTCGCGACCGTCGTCGTCGCGGCGCTTGGCGGGTCGATGCCGCTCGGCGTCGGCGCAATCGTCGGTTCAGCTATCTTCAACATCCTCATCATCCCCGCTGCTGCGGGCATCGCCACGGACGACCAACTCGAAGCGAGCCGGACGCTCGTCTACAAGGAGGCGCAGTTCTACATGCTCGCCGTCTCGGTCCTGCTCATCACGATGGCGCTTGCGGTCATCTACTACCCCGGCGAGGCCACACTCACTGGCGTCATCACGCGGCCGCTGGCGGCGATTCCGCTCGCGCTCTACGGCCTGTACGTCTTCATCCAGTATCAGGATACGGCCGACCACGACCCTGAAAAGGACTGGACTGCCGACATCTCGGTCAGGCGGGAGTGGCTCTTCCTCCTGCTGGGCCTGGCTGTCATCCTCGTGGCCGTGGAGAATCTCGTCCACGCAGTCGGCGTCATTGGCCGGGCCGCCGGCATTCAGGAGTTTCTGCTCGGCGTGACGATTCTCGCGGCGGCGACGAGCCTCCCCGACACGCTCGTCAGTGTTAAAGCAGCCCGCGACGACCGCGGGGTCACGTCGCTCGCAAACGTGCTCGGCTCGAACACCTTTGACCTGCTCGTCGCCATCCCGCTTGGCGTTCTCATTGCCGGTACGTGGACCGTCGACTTTGCGATGGCCGTGCCGATGTTCGGCGTCCTGACCGGGGCGACGATTCTCCTGTTTACCGTCCTCCGGACCGACCTCGTGTTGAGCGAACTCGAATCGTATGCACTGCTCGGCGCTTATGCGGTTTTCGTCGCCTGGGTTATCGTCGAGACTGCGGGCTGGGTCGGCGGCGTGTTACCGACCTGATGCAGCGGTCCCGGAACCGCAGCCCCG
Proteins encoded in this window:
- a CDS encoding formyltetrahydrofolate deformylase, with product MTRDLTEITVVGEDDTGLIAEVTSLLFERSINIEDLDQAVREGVFRMTMRVDTSEMVTTEEKLREDLTELGDELGVDVQVRFPADRETQTIAVLVTKESHCLEALFEAWANGDLGADIEVVIGNHDDLEPLAAKYDVPFHDIGDEKGTPDEDQLLDLLAEYDADLIALARYMRILSPDVVFRYESRIINVHPSLLPAFPGASAYMQAIEEGVRIAGVTAHYVTTDLDQGPIITQRAFNVPDDATEAELQQIGQPLEAEALIEAIKLHLNDEVSVHRGRTKLRDPEETSAQLGAPEKLDQLNPDRPIDGLGEFVAEDDGEIEADD
- a CDS encoding phosphoribosylaminoimidazolesuccinocarboxamide synthase is translated as MTSVKDFRVDEPATAEELGRGAFVFTDDYSVFDWGKMPDQIPDKGASLCTMGAYNFQLLEENHVPTHYEGVRLPGNDEVVDLGEALSADAAPEEMVIELTQVPDLPFEGGRYDYDAYHRGANENYLIPLEIVFRNRVGVGSSLRSRTEPADHGLDYDTWPEEVVDLDRPIVEFSTKYEEQDRYLDREAADRIAGTADIDRLEELARAVNHIVTQQAAEADLVHEDGKIECLYYDGEIRVADVVGTFDENRFSYEGQQVSKEVIRQYHKRTQPEWVAAVSDAKQQADTDGVADWKSLCAESPQPLDENVIQVARDLYCAGTNAYVGGSVFDAPSLDEAVSAASEL
- a CDS encoding sodium:calcium antiporter codes for the protein MAPSLLVEAAIIVAATVAIWKGSDWLESSSERLATYYGLPEVVQGAIIVAVGSSFPEVATVVVAALGGSMPLGVGAIVGSAIFNILIIPAAAGIATDDQLEASRTLVYKEAQFYMLAVSVLLITMALAVIYYPGEATLTGVITRPLAAIPLALYGLYVFIQYQDTADHDPEKDWTADISVRREWLFLLLGLAVILVAVENLVHAVGVIGRAAGIQEFLLGVTILAAATSLPDTLVSVKAARDDRGVTSLANVLGSNTFDLLVAIPLGVLIAGTWTVDFAMAVPMFGVLTGATILLFTVLRTDLVLSELESYALLGAYAVFVAWVIVETAGWVGGVLPT